The DNA region CCGGTCCTTTGAGGATAATCTCAGCGGCTTTGTCCGGTTCTGGCGGAATATGGGTCGGCCCAATGGCGATATTCTTTATATCCTGCTTATCTGGGATGACAAAGAACAGGACCGTCAGTCCACGGCTGATACAGTCGGGCTATCCAGCCGTGAGAGCCTCCGTAAGTTAATCGCCCGGCTGGCCAAGACCTATCGGAAAAACACCATTTCAGCGTCTCCCAATCTATAGTAGTTCTTATTAATTTTCAAACATCCGTATACCCCTTCAGCCCTGTCATCTCCCCCCTCACCCTTCCCTCTCCCCTATGGGGAGAGGACTCCACGAACCCGGTCTGTGAGGGGAAGGGACCGGGGGTGGCTGAAATATCGCGTCTGGAAAAGTGGTGTGCCCGGTGCGCTTTAGCCACTGGCTAAATGCTCCCGACCAGTCCCGATTCTTATCGGGACAGGGGCCAATTTTTAACCACCCGGAAAACAGGTAGCCAAAAACAGCCACCCACTAATTTTCTTCATTTTCTTTAATCCTCTGTTCCCTAATGTTTTGTGGCAAATCCCGGAAAACACTTTTTCCCCAAGGTCGGAAAAGTGGTTGCCACGGGGGGCTATTATGCCGGGGGATTATGAGGGGTTCCTTAAGAGTTTCAAGGGACATCTTAAGAGTTTCCAAGGACATCTTAAGAGTTTCAAGGGACATCTTAAGAGTTTCAAGGGACATCTTAAGAGTTTCCAGGGACATCTTAAGAGTTTCCAGGGACATCTGGAGAGTTTCCAGAGACATCTGGAGAGTTTCAAGGGACATCTGGAGAGTTATAAGGGATACCTTTAAACTGATAATGCCAATGGGGTATAAAGAAACGCCCAACCTTACGTTTCTGTGCCCTGATGGCCGAGAGGAGATATATATGGACTGGTTACCGAGCAAGGCGGCTGCTTTTAATAATAAGCAGTCGATATACTTCCCCAAGGTGGTGGCAAACAAGGTGGCCTGGGGCATACCGGATGCGGCGATTGCGCCGCTGTTGGTCCTGCAGGCCGAGTTTGTCGGGCTCTACAATATCGTCAAGGACCGGGAAAACCGGACCGCGGCCCAGGTGGCTGACTTCTATGGCTGCCACACGCGCTTTGCCAAGGCCTGGCGGCTGTTCCACAAGGAATGGGTGGCATTTAACACGGCTATCTCCAAGCAGGATATGGTCATCCTGGTGGGCAAGGATTACGACCCTTCGCACACCCCGCGCGGAAAGATAACCGGGTTCCCGTATATGAATCTCAAGGCCCTGGGCGGCGGCACTATCGAGGTCCGGGCCCAGGTGGAAAAGGACGCCACCCGTCCGAGCATGCATCCGCTGGCTGATGGGGTGGAGTGCCGCTATATCCTGGTGCCTAAGGGCGAGATGGCGCCGGGCGGGCATACCGATGCCAAGGAGACCATCGTGTCCCGGAAGTCCATCTTCAAAATCAAATGCGGCGACCAGAACGCCGGAGAGAGCTTTTGGGGATTCTTCCGCTGGGTGAATCTGACCACGCCGGATAATAGCGGCGAATGGACCCAGGGATTGAAGGTGGTGTTGTCTTAAAGAGGTTACAATAAAAGTTACAGAAGGTTACAGGGGGTTACAGGAAGTTGACCTGCGTTCCCCGCCCGTACGGGTCGGGGTACTCGGATTCACGCTCCGCTTAGTTGCAACCTCTTGTAACCTCGATGTAACATCGTGTAACTTCTTGTAACAGAAAGGTGCTTTATGTCATTACAACCAGGTGAAGTCAAGACCGAGAACATCTCGGCTGGCGCAGTAGTCAGCAGTAAGTTGGCAGTAGACAGTGTAAATACTGAGAAAATAAAAAATTCTGCTGTGACAACGGAAAAGATAGCCACCGGAGCAGTGAACGGTTCCAAAATAGCTGATAATGCGGTCACCGGTTCCAAGATTCGGGATGGCACGGTGCGTAGTGAGAAGATTGCGGCCGGGGCAATTACCACCTCAAAGATAGGGGAGTTACAGGTTACCGGCTCAAGGTTACAAGACAAGGCGATAACTACGGAAAAGATTGCCAATAGCGCCGTGACCACGGAGAAAATAGCCAACGGCGCGGTCACGCCGGCGAAGTTGTCCTTTACCCCGCCGTCTATTGCCAGACCCATCACGCCGCCGATTGTCACCGAAGAAATCGGGAACGCACAGGTGACGCCGGTCAAACTCTCGTTCTCAGTGCCGACCAGGCCGATGGCGCCGCCATTGACGAGTGCGGAACTCGGAATGGGGAGTGTGGAATCGGATAAAATAGCGGATAGCGCAGTAACTGGGGCTAAGATAGCGGCCAATGCGATTACAGCCGGGAAGATTGCATCCGGCGCGGTCGGGCCGTCTGAAATCCAGTCCGGCGCGGTCGGAACGGACGAGATTGCGGCTGGCGCAGTAGACAGTAGTAGGTTGGCAGTAGACAGTGTAACGACAGAGAAGATAGTAAATGGGGCAGTGACAGCCGAGAAATTAGCGCCCGGCGTGGGCGGCGGAGATACGTTGACCATGTTCCCAACGCCACAGACCGCGCTGGACCAAGGCGGGATTATTGCCACGACCCAACCGGCTCAGGTGGATTTATCGGCGATTATTCCGCTCAACACCAAAGGGGTGATTGTGTCAATCGCAGTCATCAACCAGAGTTATGCCAACGGCGGGATGATGGCTTACATTTATCGGCAGGTCGGAGCGGAGTATGCATTGCAGGTCATGGCTCCGCCGGTTAATTCTCCGGGGATTAGTAATGGCGGCTCGGTCCTGATGCCGGTGGCGGCTGATAGGACGCTGCTTTGGCAAGCCTACGTGGCCGGGAATAATTCCACGGAGTTGGTGATATACATCTTAGGATACGTCGTTTAGCACGTTCGCTGCGCTCAGTGTAAACTCCGAGCGAAGAGCGTATAGCGTATAGTGGAAATACTATATGCTCTATGCTACTTGCTCTTAGCTCGTTCAATCTCCGCTTCCGGCACGCCGAGTTTCTTTAATGCCTCTTCGGCGGTTTCGCGCACTTCGGCATAGTTTACGACTATAATATCCTCTAATTCAATTAGGCCATGGGGTTTTTGTTTAAGCAGCTTGATTATTTCTGGGATAGATGCCGTGTCTTTTAATTCACCAAGCGCATATATTGCCTGAATAAGCAGATATGCGTCTTTATTGTTAAGAAACTCTCTTATTTTAGGGATAGATTCATTGTCATTTAAGTTTACGAGAGCATTAATGGCTTCAGCATTTACTTCTCGGTCATTAAGGAGTTCTCGTATTTTATGGATAGATTCCTTATCTTTCAGTGATTTGCTAAGAATGACAATAGCGCGGTGAATAACACGAGGGTCTTTATGGTTGAGTAGTTCTCGTACATCAGAGGTGGATTTGCAGGAATTAAGTATATTATCAATATCTAGTTCTTTAGGATTGTTATACCACATAATCCCGGCGGCGGAAACGAGGGCGCAGGCGATGCCCAGGCTAATAATGATGGTGCGATTCATATACAATCCAATTGCGTAAGCGGATTAAGCGGATAGCGCTGATTAAACAGATTTTTCCGTTCAATCCGTCTTGTCTGCTGAATCTGTTTACGAAATCGTCTTTCTACCAAATCAAAAGGGGAGTGTCAATGTAATTACTTCGTGTTCTGTGTGGTGCGCGCGACTGAGTATGTTCGGTCCGCTCCTATCGGTGCTCCCGGTCTCGCAGTAGCGAGTTCCCAGTGCGTTCCAGTGGGTAGTCCTGACCATTGCCTACGGCAAAGGGGCAACCACAGATAGCACAGATGTACCCGATGCGCTCCAGTGGGTGCTTCATTTCACGCTACGCGGGCGCTCCGCTTAGTTTATTTCGTTACATTCATATTTAGGTTTTGCTTAATACAGAATGCACTCCCGGCAAAAACTGCCGGGATTAAGAGGCTGTACGTCCCCCGAAACAAATTCGGGGTCCTACAGACTCTAAAGGCACAGGCGATTCCGACAATAATTAACAGGGTCTTTGACATAGTTTACTTATTAAGTTGTTGTTTCCATTCTTCAACCGACCGGCTGATTATTATCGCTTTCGGGTTCTGCGGCATCGTTTTATACGGCTCTAACTCTTTTTCCCCGTCCTTGATGGCGCGCTCCCAATCGCCTTTTTGGGCAAAGGCCAGCGCCCGGCCGTAATAAATCATCATAAATGGTTTGGTCCGGAATTTCATTATGGACAAACTTTTAGACAAGTCATTTGGGTCGGCCTTAACCAGTTCAGTGTATTTTATGTCCAGTTCTATAGCCCGGGTCAGGTCATCAATCGCCTGGTCGGATTCCTTTAATTTGTAATGGATTTTAGCGCGGTCGGCAAAGTAGTTGGCGTTTTCAGGGAAAAGTCCTATGGCTTTGTCATAGTCGGAGAGTAGGTCTTTATCATCCGCGTTCGGGGTGGCCGATTTAATCATAGCCCGCCAGTAATAGGATTCGTGCAGGCCGGGGTCTAATTCCACGGCCCGGTTAAGCGACTTGACCGCTTCGTCTGGTTTCTCTTGTGCCATATAGGCTAATCCGAGGACCTGATAGGCGTATCCCAGAGTCGGGTCTATTTTGAGCGCCGCTTCGGCGGACGCTATTTTTTTCTCCGGTAAAATCGCTACGGCGTGGGCATCAGCGCCTTCCAGCATCTTCATGGCTTTTGCCCGCGTTTCCATTGTTTGTTGCTTTGCCCGCTGAGTTGTCATTTCTTTCTTGGTGGAAGCGTTATTTATGCGCCAGGCCGTAGATATGGCGATGAGGGCCAGCAAAAATCCGGCCAGGGAAAAACTGATGATTTTATTCTGGCGCGCCTTGCGGAAACCCCAGGTGATAAATCCGATATGCCGGGCTGAGATGGGTTCGCCTTTGAGATAACGCGTCAAGTCATCGGCCAGTTCCTGGGCCGATTGATAACGGCGGGGTTGTTCCTTTTCCAGGCATTTCAGGCAGATGGTTTCCATATCCCGGGTCAGATGGCGGGTCAGCCGGCTGGGTGGAATCGGGTCTTTGCGGACCACGCTTTCCAGTATCTGGTATAATTCCCGGCCCCGGAACGGGGTGTGCCCGGTGAGCGTATGGTATAACGTGGCGCCCAGTGAGAAGATGTCGCTGAGGGCGTTTATTTTTTCCTTTTCGCCCTGGGCCTGTTCCGGCGACATGTAGTCGGCCGTGCCCATAATGGTTCCGGTCAGGGTTAATGATTTTTCGGTGCCGCCGATTTCTTTGGCCAGCCCGAAATCGGTCAGGTAGGGCCGGCCTAGTTTGTCTATCAGGATATTGGCCGGTTTGATGTCACGGTGGATTATGCCCTGGGTGTGGGCATAATGAAGGGCTGAAGCAATCGTAGAGATAATCTCGGCGATGCGCTGGGGCGTCAGATGATTGTCTTTTTGGCTGATGAGTTTGTCCAGCGAAACGCCGGCGATATATTCCATGGTAAAGTAATGATATTTGCCCTCAATGCCGATTTCATGCACCTGGATGATATTTGGGTGTTTTAATTTAGCCGAGGCGCGCGCCTCGCGCATAAAACGCTCGGTGGCGTCCGGGCCCTTTAAAAGCATGATTTTCAGGGCGACCTTGCGGTTAAGGGCCGGGTCGTGCGCCAGATAAACCGCGCCCATGCCGCCCTGGCCTAATTTCTTCTCTATGAGATATTTGCCGAAGGTCTTGCCGGATGGTTGTTCCCGGTCAACCTGCTCAGATTCTTCCAGGCGGTTTAGCCAGGGCTGGACCCAGCGATGCGCTTTAATCGGGGCTATTTTATCAGGATATTTTTGTCGGAATCCGGCGACTTCCGGGCTGGTCCACCAGATGAGGAATTCATCGTATGATTTGAAGTCGTGGATTCTTAACTGGTCTTGAGTCATAGTAATGGAACTATATTTTTGATATGAAGTAATGTCAAGAGAAATGGTTAAGCGTAGAGGATGCCGCCCTTC from Planctomycetota bacterium includes:
- a CDS encoding HEAT repeat domain-containing protein, with the translated sequence MNRTIIISLGIACALVSAAGIMWYNNPKELDIDNILNSCKSTSDVRELLNHKDPRVIHRAIVILSKSLKDKESIHKIRELLNDREVNAEAINALVNLNDNESIPKIREFLNNKDAYLLIQAIYALGELKDTASIPEIIKLLKQKPHGLIELEDIIVVNYAEVRETAEEALKKLGVPEAEIERAKSK
- a CDS encoding protein kinase; this encodes MTQDQLRIHDFKSYDEFLIWWTSPEVAGFRQKYPDKIAPIKAHRWVQPWLNRLEESEQVDREQPSGKTFGKYLIEKKLGQGGMGAVYLAHDPALNRKVALKIMLLKGPDATERFMREARASAKLKHPNIIQVHEIGIEGKYHYFTMEYIAGVSLDKLISQKDNHLTPQRIAEIISTIASALHYAHTQGIIHRDIKPANILIDKLGRPYLTDFGLAKEIGGTEKSLTLTGTIMGTADYMSPEQAQGEKEKINALSDIFSLGATLYHTLTGHTPFRGRELYQILESVVRKDPIPPSRLTRHLTRDMETICLKCLEKEQPRRYQSAQELADDLTRYLKGEPISARHIGFITWGFRKARQNKIISFSLAGFLLALIAISTAWRINNASTKKEMTTQRAKQQTMETRAKAMKMLEGADAHAVAILPEKKIASAEAALKIDPTLGYAYQVLGLAYMAQEKPDEAVKSLNRAVELDPGLHESYYWRAMIKSATPNADDKDLLSDYDKAIGLFPENANYFADRAKIHYKLKESDQAIDDLTRAIELDIKYTELVKADPNDLSKSLSIMKFRTKPFMMIYYGRALAFAQKGDWERAIKDGEKELEPYKTMPQNPKAIIISRSVEEWKQQLNK